A genome region from Chloroflexota bacterium includes the following:
- a CDS encoding 1-deoxy-D-xylulose-5-phosphate reductoisomerase gives MGSTTKGLAILGSTGSIGTQTLDIVRTFPHDFVVVGLAARRSHSLLAQQIREFHPAMAYCESREFEREFLDEHRCASCNIDDMASCADVDIMVAATTGDVAIPATFAGIEAGKDIALANKETVVIAGDLVTRAAREHRVSLLPLDSEPNAIWQCLRGEDRTISKLIITASGGAFRDTPLDQLAGVTREQALRHPTWRMGAKITVDSATMMNKAFEVIEAHWLFGVDWDDIDVVIHPQSMIHSMVEFVDGSVKAQISPPDMRLPIQYALFYPRRLHNPAITPFNPLATGALNFDPMDESRYPCFYFALEVARRGGTWPAALCGADDAAVDLFLDGKIGFLEIKEVIADALRDHRNIEEPTLQDALDAAATARQRAASTVEV, from the coding sequence ATGGGAAGTACAACAAAAGGGCTTGCTATCCTAGGCTCTACGGGCTCCATAGGCACGCAGACGCTGGACATCGTGCGCACTTTTCCGCATGATTTCGTCGTTGTGGGACTCGCCGCGCGCCGTAGCCACAGCCTTCTCGCACAACAGATTCGCGAGTTTCATCCTGCGATGGCTTATTGCGAAAGCAGAGAATTCGAGCGGGAGTTCCTCGACGAACACCGCTGCGCCAGCTGCAACATCGACGACATGGCGTCCTGTGCCGATGTGGACATCATGGTCGCGGCGACGACGGGCGATGTCGCCATTCCTGCCACATTCGCCGGCATAGAGGCGGGCAAGGACATCGCGCTCGCCAACAAGGAAACTGTCGTCATCGCGGGCGACCTGGTGACCCGCGCGGCGCGTGAGCATCGTGTCTCGCTGCTGCCTTTAGACAGCGAGCCGAACGCTATATGGCAGTGCCTGCGCGGCGAGGACAGGACGATTTCCAAGCTGATTATTACCGCGTCGGGCGGCGCATTCCGCGATACGCCCCTCGACCAGCTCGCCGGCGTTACGCGCGAACAGGCGCTGCGCCATCCAACCTGGCGTATGGGCGCGAAGATAACCGTGGACTCCGCAACGATGATGAACAAGGCGTTTGAGGTCATCGAAGCGCACTGGCTATTCGGTGTGGACTGGGACGACATCGATGTGGTCATTCACCCGCAGAGTATGATTCATTCGATGGTGGAGTTCGTGGACGGCTCGGTGAAGGCGCAGATAAGCCCGCCGGACATGCGCCTGCCAATCCAATATGCGCTCTTCTACCCGCGCCGCCTGCACAACCCCGCCATCACCCCGTTCAACCCGCTCGCTACCGGAGCGCTAAACTTCGATCCGATGGACGAATCGCGCTATCCGTGCTTCTACTTCGCGCTGGAAGTTGCGCGGCGCGGCGGCACTTGGCCTGCCGCACTATGCGGCGCGGACGATGCCGCCGTGGACCTGTTCCTAGACGGCAAGATTGGCTTCTTGGAGATTAAGGAAGTCATCGCGGACGCGCTGCGCGACCACCGCAATATCGAAGAGCCAACATTGCAGGACGCGCTGGACGCCGCTGCAACCGCGCGGCAGCGCGCCGCAAGTACCGTGGAGGTATAA